Part of the Roseomonas sp. OT10 genome, CTGGAGAGCTGCCAGGAGGTCCTGCACGACATCCTGCGCGCCCACGACCGCCGCGTGACGATCGAGGAGATCCAGAAGCGCGTCGCCGAGCACTACAACATGCGGCTGACGGACATGTCCTCCGCCCGCCGCGCGCGCAACGTGGCGCGGCCGCGGCAGGTGGCGATGTACCTGGCCAAGCAGCTCACCTCCCGCTCCCTGCCGGAGATCGGGCGCAAGTTCGGCAACCGCGACCACACCACGGTGATGCACGCCGTCGCCAAGGTGGCGGAGCTGATGCAGCAGGATTCCGGCTTCGCCGAGGATGTCGAGCTGCTGCGGCGCATGCTGGAAACCTGAGCTCCCGGCGGCGGGCGCACCGGCCCTCGCCTCAACGGCTGCACCCTCCCCGCACCCGGACCACCGCCCCGCGCCGGCGCCGCCGGCCAGGCCGGGCGGCACCCGGCCTCCGCCGCCGGACGGCTGCGGCCGGACCGGCCGCCCGAGGGGGAACGCCCCCGCGCAGGCCGGCCGAACGCCTTGCCCCGACACGCTTGCGGCATCCTTCCGCCGCCACGCTTCCCCGCTCCTGGCCGGGATGATACGGAAGGCCATGACAGTCCGGGGTCTGGTCTGACCCCCGCAGGGATGATCGGGGAACGCGGCGATGAAGTTCACGGTGGACCGGGCGGTGCTCCTCAAGGCGCTCGCGCATGTCCAGAGCGTCGTGGAACGCCGCAACACCATCCCCATCCTGGCCAATGTGCTGCTCGACGCCGCCGAGGACCGGCTGACCCTGACCGCCACGGACATGGAGATCGCGGTGGTGGAGGAGATCACCGCGGGCGTGCAGGTCTCCCGCCCCGGCCGCTGCACCGCCCCGGCCGCGACGCTGTTCGAGATCGCGCGCAAGCTGGGCGACGGGCTGAAGGTGGAGTTCGACCAGGCGGGCGGTGATGCGCCGCTGGGGCTGCGCGCAGGGCGCTACGTCACCTCGCTGATGGTGCTGCCGGTCGAGGACTTCCCCGCCATGACCGAGGGCAAGCTGCCGATCCGCTTCACCCTGCCGGCGGCGGCGCTGCGCGAGCTGGTGGACCGCACCCGCTTCGCCATCTCCACCGAGGAGACGCGCTACTACCTCAACGGCATCTACCTGCATGTCGCCGAGGGCGAGGGCGGCAAGGTGCTGCGCGCCGTCGCGACGGACGGCCACCGCCTCGCCCGCGTCGAGGTGCCGCTGCCCGAGGGTGCCGCGGGGATGCCCGGCGTGATCGTGCCGCGCAAGACCGTGGGCGAGATCCGCAAGCTGGCCGAGGAATCCGGCGAGGACGGCAGCGTCGAGATCCGCCTCTCCGACACCAAGATCCAGTTCCGCCTGGGTTCGGTGACGCTGACCTCCAAGCTGATCGACGGCACCTTCCCGGAATACGAGCGCGTCATCCCCAAGGGCAACGACAAGGAGCTGAAGGTCGACCGCGCCCTCTTCGCCCAGGCGGTGGACCGGGTGGCGGCGATCTCCTCCGAGCGGTCGCGCCCGGTGAAGCTGGCGCTGAGCAACAACCAGCTGATCCTCACCGCCTCCTCGCCCGAGCAGGGGCAGGCGCGGGAGGAGCTGGATTCGGATGCCGTCTCCTACGCCTCCACCCCG contains:
- the dnaN gene encoding DNA polymerase III subunit beta — translated: MKFTVDRAVLLKALAHVQSVVERRNTIPILANVLLDAAEDRLTLTATDMEIAVVEEITAGVQVSRPGRCTAPAATLFEIARKLGDGLKVEFDQAGGDAPLGLRAGRYVTSLMVLPVEDFPAMTEGKLPIRFTLPAAALRELVDRTRFAISTEETRYYLNGIYLHVAEGEGGKVLRAVATDGHRLARVEVPLPEGAAGMPGVIVPRKTVGEIRKLAEESGEDGSVEIRLSDTKIQFRLGSVTLTSKLIDGTFPEYERVIPKGNDKELKVDRALFAQAVDRVAAISSERSRPVKLALSNNQLILTASSPEQGQAREELDSDAVSYASTPLEIGFQARYLKDITDQVEGQVVFRFADGSAPTIVQDEAKGSALYVLMPMRV